Proteins from a genomic interval of Streptomyces sp. Tu6071:
- a CDS encoding LutB/LldF family L-lactate oxidation iron-sulfur protein yields MSTTFLGLPSAPPRAPYGAGNLRGDQKFPKAAHTELQNTQLRGNLHKATHTIRAKRLAVTAELPDWEHLRDAGSAIKSDTLNRLPELLEELEERVTARGGTVHWARDAVEANAIVTRLVRAKGSEEVIKVKSMATQEIGLNEHLEAEGITAHETDLAELIVQLAHDKPSHILVPAIHRNREEIREIFLKEIPGVDPELTSVPAELAAAARAYLREKFMTTKVAVSGANFGIAETGTLAVVESEGNGRMCLTLPETLITVMGIEKVLPRHQDLEVFFQLLPRSSTGERMNPYTSLWTGVTEGDGPQEFHLVLLDNGRTAALADKIGREALHCIRCSACLNVCPVYERAGGHAYGSTYPGPIGAVLTPQLAGMDAAKDDPNASLPYASSLCGACFDACPVKIDIPSLLVELRHQKTEQAGTTAESLAMKAAAAVMARPGLYTGAQRAAGLGRVLAGRDAKIKHLPAPFNGWSDSRDTPAPPRRSFRRWLDSADGREALRAAKAEGEASRTEADASHTEADTSRAEADASRTQGNPSEARADAPRTQPDAPRTQADVPPTQAEPPAATETHDDQDKGEKA; encoded by the coding sequence ATGAGCACGACGTTCCTCGGCCTGCCCAGCGCCCCGCCCCGCGCCCCCTACGGCGCGGGCAACCTGCGCGGCGACCAGAAGTTCCCGAAGGCCGCCCACACCGAGCTCCAGAACACTCAGCTCCGCGGCAACCTCCACAAGGCCACCCACACGATCCGTGCCAAGCGCCTCGCCGTCACCGCCGAACTCCCCGACTGGGAGCACCTGCGCGACGCGGGCTCCGCGATCAAGTCGGACACTCTCAACCGCCTCCCCGAACTCCTCGAAGAACTGGAGGAACGGGTCACCGCGCGCGGCGGCACCGTCCACTGGGCGCGCGACGCCGTCGAGGCGAACGCGATCGTCACCCGCCTCGTGCGCGCCAAGGGCAGCGAGGAGGTGATCAAGGTCAAGTCGATGGCCACGCAGGAGATCGGGCTCAACGAGCACCTGGAGGCGGAGGGCATCACGGCCCACGAGACCGACCTCGCCGAGCTGATCGTCCAGCTCGCCCACGACAAGCCCTCGCACATCCTCGTCCCTGCGATCCACCGCAACCGCGAGGAGATCCGCGAGATCTTCCTCAAGGAGATCCCCGGCGTCGACCCGGAGCTGACCTCCGTCCCCGCCGAACTCGCCGCCGCCGCGCGCGCCTACCTGCGCGAGAAGTTCATGACGACGAAGGTCGCCGTCTCCGGCGCCAACTTCGGCATCGCCGAGACCGGCACCCTCGCCGTCGTCGAGTCCGAGGGCAACGGCCGCATGTGCCTGACGCTGCCCGAGACGCTCATCACCGTCATGGGCATCGAGAAGGTCCTGCCCCGCCACCAGGACCTGGAGGTCTTCTTCCAGCTCCTGCCGCGCTCCTCGACCGGCGAGCGCATGAACCCGTACACCTCGCTGTGGACCGGCGTCACCGAGGGCGACGGGCCGCAGGAGTTCCACCTCGTACTCCTCGACAACGGCCGCACCGCCGCGCTCGCCGACAAGATCGGCCGTGAAGCGCTGCACTGCATCCGCTGCTCGGCCTGCCTCAACGTCTGCCCCGTCTACGAGCGCGCGGGCGGCCACGCCTACGGCTCGACCTACCCGGGCCCGATCGGCGCGGTGCTCACCCCGCAACTCGCGGGCATGGACGCGGCCAAGGACGACCCCAACGCCTCGCTGCCGTACGCGTCGAGCCTGTGCGGGGCGTGCTTCGACGCCTGCCCCGTGAAGATCGACATCCCCTCGCTGCTCGTCGAACTGCGCCACCAGAAGACCGAACAGGCGGGCACGACGGCGGAATCGCTCGCGATGAAGGCGGCGGCGGCCGTCATGGCACGCCCGGGGCTCTACACCGGCGCGCAGCGCGCCGCCGGGCTCGGCCGCGTCCTCGCGGGGCGAGACGCGAAGATCAAGCACCTCCCCGCGCCCTTCAACGGCTGGAGCGACAGCCGCGACACCCCCGCCCCGCCCCGGCGCAGCTTCCGCCGCTGGCTCGACTCGGCGGACGGCCGCGAGGCGCTGCGCGCGGCGAAGGCGGAGGGCGAGGCGTCCCGTACGGAGGCAGACGCCTCGCACACGGAGGCCGATACGTCCCGTGCGGAGGCCGACGCGTCGCGGACGCAGGGGAACCCGTCCGAGGCGCGGGCCGACGCGCCCCGCACGCAGCCGGACGCACCCCGTACGCAGGCCGACGTGCCCCCTACGCAGGCCGAGCCCCCCGCCGCCACCGAGACCCACGACGACCAGGACAAGGGCGAGAAGGCATGA
- a CDS encoding LutC/YkgG family protein: MSETTTPRGGSARETVLSRVRDALALAPKDPVTVPRAYRTGRTLPDAERLALLTDRLLDYKAYVHPCTAADTAGTIAEVLRTRGARLVGVPAGLDRAWLADFAGEVRTDSPDVPAPALGGLDGVVTASAVTCAETGTIFLDGGADQGRRALSLVPDLHVCVVDLSTVTVGVPEAIARLVPGRPTTLISGPSATSDIELERVEGVHGPRTLDVVIRTDV; this comes from the coding sequence ATGAGCGAGACCACCACTCCTCGCGGCGGCAGCGCCCGCGAGACCGTCCTCTCCCGCGTCCGGGACGCCCTCGCGCTCGCGCCGAAGGACCCGGTGACCGTCCCCCGCGCCTACCGCACGGGCCGTACGCTCCCGGACGCCGAGCGGCTCGCCCTCCTGACCGACCGGCTCCTCGACTACAAGGCATACGTGCACCCCTGCACCGCCGCCGATACCGCCGGGACCATCGCCGAGGTGTTGCGTACGCGCGGCGCGCGCCTCGTCGGCGTCCCCGCCGGGCTCGACCGCGCCTGGCTCGCGGACTTCGCGGGGGAGGTACGCACCGACAGCCCCGACGTGCCCGCGCCCGCGCTCGGCGGTCTGGACGGCGTCGTGACCGCGTCGGCCGTGACCTGCGCCGAGACCGGCACGATCTTCCTCGACGGCGGCGCCGACCAGGGCCGCCGCGCCCTGAGCCTCGTCCCCGACCTGCACGTGTGCGTCGTGGACCTCTCCACCGTCACCGTCGGGGTCCCCGAGGCGATCGCGCGCCTCGTCCCCGGCCGTCCCACCACGCTCATCAGCGGCCCCTCCGCGACCTCGGACATCGAACTCGAACGCGTCGAGGGCGTGCACGGACCGCGCACGCTCGACGTCGTCATTCGCACAGACGTCTGA
- a CDS encoding PAS domain-containing sensor histidine kinase: MSSRPSRGTARLAAILDSLPDALVLVNTNGTVVNANTIALQALESPGTALVGRGLLDLLPEFDSRLIPGSMRRPDAKDERGRTKPLRMIARRTDGGEFPVEVTSASINPAAQSPGSYSGPYEDASRYSGDELLMIVIRDLTGTVDTEAELARSQRQTEMILRAAAEGVVGTDTEGHVVLVNPAAAQILGHRASDLGGRELHPLVLHSRADGTPFPYAESPLADTLRSGRKHRVRGQVLWNKKGEKVPVDLTTAPVRDGDQLVGAVMTFTDRRAYEELVERHAAESGELRESHASEVAGLRETHAAEVAGLTEGYEARIAELEARHEEAVAQAQDRYAALAEREKDRFEALAARHEQLLAVLETSLRGPLDELRRELGTLAADPAGQLWPEANQILHHLTAGYSRMTTLVDNVLSYQRLDVGTDTLHRRNVMLDAVVQAGVDGAVELIGPGRAQFAVHAPPIEAQVDPERLATALAHLVADVAGIDATGNARQGLVNTGWVDSTIVVAAAQRGDAVRIEVRGPYPGGDPVHGPIVTGIVRAHGGVLQSHVVPGMGGATYVLDVPLGEGAGAVAAPVAPQTDAGADGGGPGAGTVDGTGDPDSTTSGHGRRRARRSSVDAFLESDVEAAKARPTGRRRRPSSEGGGGPESEDTAGGAMGAVALPAPGGARSGAAAGPGGGSPFALPAGPSGAPGAALAVAGPGGHVGRTGHTLPHGAVVTAAEHAAGTAAASASLGPVSVPPGGMPVRVGAAQSALAPALPLAAGPEAGSAQPLAVEAAPPVPAENAGDAQAPQGRRARRAAARAAEEAAAAAEAGPRVPFALPPAAGDTEGAMPAPVPALPALPPHPANAGNAAEVVSEAPSPAVPGSPRGVIQPPLAAPPQPVAPPAAQPVAQPVAQPVVPAGAQPHGGPAVPGAPANTAGAGQQPGSPAPADPMAGQAGQEAVEAPGVPPVESPETLSQPLPAEEPAPGHEEAHQGATTRSGRAFSVRTLGAGVPFDEGIGGPHPAAGQLPAQAAQQLRQARIARRQGQPAPGTAAGTPAHGTGSGGSGRRRKLATPQDREATAGAGGATAAGTGTAGASRPAPPHSGDHETTGARPHPASADPAPHPPLAAPPQPPVPPRTVPTQGGPGQGGPAQAAPAQAAPPQPVPPQSARAAEAPAAAAQQRLAGQEHGRSYAIGAPDAGAEGPEPLDGPNGAVEVANRPAPRPQDDELPPEPLDNPRRLLVWPAPDASTQAALSDRGYRPVVVSSRDEVDAQIAAFPAALFVDPLTGPITRTALQSLRQAAVAAEVPVLVTAGLGAAAREAAYGADPAVLLKALAPRDSEQHPPRVLLVEERDALAGALTAALERRAMQVTRAADDAQAVAAASQVPPNLVVLDLMQVRRRRAGIIDWLRANGQLNHTPLVVYTAAGMGPGELSGLATGETVLFLAERSTSEEVQTRIVDLLAKIGTN; the protein is encoded by the coding sequence GTGAGCAGCAGGCCATCCCGGGGCACTGCTCGCCTCGCAGCCATACTCGACTCCCTCCCCGACGCCCTCGTGCTCGTCAACACGAACGGCACGGTCGTCAACGCGAACACCATCGCGCTCCAGGCCCTGGAGTCCCCGGGTACGGCGCTCGTCGGACGCGGACTGCTCGATCTCCTCCCGGAGTTCGACTCCCGGCTCATCCCCGGCTCGATGCGCCGCCCCGACGCGAAGGACGAGCGCGGCCGGACGAAGCCGCTGCGGATGATCGCGCGGCGCACGGACGGCGGCGAGTTCCCCGTCGAGGTCACGAGCGCGAGCATCAACCCGGCGGCGCAGTCCCCCGGCTCGTACTCGGGTCCGTACGAGGACGCTTCGCGTTACTCCGGTGACGAGTTGCTGATGATCGTGATCCGCGATCTGACCGGAACTGTCGATACCGAGGCCGAACTCGCCCGCTCGCAGCGACAGACGGAGATGATCCTGCGCGCGGCGGCCGAGGGCGTCGTCGGTACGGACACCGAGGGGCACGTCGTCCTCGTCAACCCGGCGGCGGCGCAGATCCTCGGGCACCGCGCGAGCGACCTCGGCGGTCGCGAACTGCACCCGCTCGTCCTGCACTCGCGCGCCGACGGCACCCCCTTCCCGTACGCCGAGTCGCCGCTCGCCGACACGCTCCGCTCGGGGCGCAAGCACCGGGTGCGCGGACAGGTGCTGTGGAACAAGAAGGGCGAGAAGGTACCCGTCGACCTCACGACGGCACCCGTGCGCGACGGTGATCAACTCGTCGGCGCCGTCATGACCTTCACCGACCGGCGCGCCTACGAGGAGCTGGTCGAGCGGCACGCGGCGGAGAGCGGGGAGCTGCGCGAGAGCCACGCGAGCGAGGTCGCAGGACTGCGCGAGACGCACGCGGCCGAGGTCGCCGGGCTGACCGAGGGCTACGAGGCGCGGATCGCGGAGCTGGAGGCGCGGCACGAGGAGGCCGTCGCGCAGGCGCAGGACCGGTACGCGGCGCTCGCCGAGCGCGAGAAGGACCGCTTCGAGGCGCTCGCGGCGCGGCACGAGCAGTTGCTCGCCGTGCTGGAGACCTCGCTGCGCGGGCCGCTCGACGAACTGCGGCGCGAGCTGGGGACGCTGGCGGCCGACCCGGCCGGTCAGTTGTGGCCGGAAGCGAACCAGATTCTTCACCATCTGACCGCCGGTTATTCGCGTATGACCACGCTGGTCGACAACGTGCTCAGTTATCAGCGGCTCGACGTCGGTACGGACACGCTGCACCGCCGCAACGTCATGCTCGACGCCGTCGTCCAGGCGGGTGTCGACGGGGCTGTCGAGCTGATCGGGCCCGGACGCGCGCAGTTCGCGGTGCACGCGCCGCCGATCGAGGCGCAGGTCGACCCCGAGCGGCTCGCGACGGCGCTCGCGCACCTCGTCGCCGACGTCGCGGGCATCGACGCGACGGGCAACGCGCGCCAGGGCCTCGTCAACACGGGCTGGGTGGACTCCACGATCGTGGTGGCCGCCGCGCAGCGCGGTGACGCGGTACGGATCGAGGTGCGCGGCCCCTACCCGGGCGGCGACCCGGTGCACGGGCCGATCGTCACGGGCATCGTGCGCGCGCACGGCGGCGTCCTCCAGTCGCACGTCGTTCCCGGCATGGGCGGTGCGACGTACGTGCTCGACGTGCCGCTCGGCGAGGGCGCCGGGGCGGTGGCGGCCCCGGTGGCGCCGCAGACCGACGCGGGCGCGGACGGGGGCGGGCCCGGTGCGGGCACCGTCGACGGCACGGGCGACCCCGACTCCACGACGAGCGGGCACGGGCGGCGGCGGGCGCGGCGCTCCTCCGTGGACGCCTTCCTGGAGAGCGACGTCGAGGCGGCGAAGGCGCGGCCGACCGGTCGGCGGCGGCGGCCGTCGTCGGAGGGCGGGGGCGGCCCGGAGTCCGAGGACACGGCCGGCGGGGCCATGGGGGCGGTCGCGCTCCCGGCGCCCGGCGGGGCACGGTCCGGGGCTGCCGCGGGACCCGGCGGCGGGTCGCCGTTCGCACTGCCCGCGGGGCCGTCGGGCGCGCCCGGCGCGGCTCTCGCGGTCGCCGGTCCCGGCGGGCATGTCGGCCGTACGGGGCACACGTTGCCGCACGGCGCCGTCGTGACCGCGGCCGAGCACGCCGCCGGGACCGCCGCGGCGTCGGCCTCGCTCGGCCCTGTCAGCGTGCCGCCGGGCGGGATGCCGGTACGGGTCGGGGCCGCGCAGTCGGCACTCGCTCCCGCGCTGCCGCTCGCGGCCGGGCCCGAGGCGGGGAGCGCGCAGCCGCTCGCGGTCGAGGCCGCGCCCCCCGTACCCGCCGAGAACGCCGGGGACGCGCAGGCTCCGCAGGGGCGCAGGGCGCGGCGGGCGGCGGCACGGGCCGCCGAGGAGGCCGCCGCGGCGGCGGAGGCGGGGCCACGGGTGCCGTTCGCGCTGCCGCCGGCGGCGGGTGACACGGAGGGCGCGATGCCCGCGCCCGTACCCGCCCTTCCGGCCCTCCCGCCGCATCCGGCGAACGCCGGGAACGCGGCCGAGGTCGTGTCCGAGGCGCCGTCGCCCGCCGTTCCCGGGAGCCCGCGCGGCGTGATCCAGCCACCGCTCGCCGCGCCGCCGCAGCCCGTGGCACCACCTGCCGCTCAGCCGGTGGCGCAGCCTGTCGCTCAGCCGGTCGTCCCGGCCGGGGCGCAGCCGCACGGCGGGCCCGCCGTGCCGGGGGCCCCGGCGAACACGGCGGGGGCCGGGCAGCAGCCCGGCAGTCCCGCGCCCGCCGACCCGATGGCGGGTCAGGCGGGTCAGGAGGCCGTCGAGGCGCCCGGCGTGCCTCCCGTCGAGTCGCCCGAGACGCTTTCCCAGCCGCTGCCCGCCGAGGAACCGGCGCCGGGGCACGAGGAGGCCCATCAGGGTGCGACGACGCGGAGCGGGCGGGCGTTCAGCGTGCGCACGCTCGGTGCCGGGGTGCCCTTCGACGAGGGCATCGGCGGACCGCACCCGGCCGCCGGGCAGTTGCCCGCGCAGGCGGCGCAGCAGTTGCGGCAGGCCCGGATCGCGCGCCGCCAGGGCCAGCCCGCGCCGGGCACGGCGGCGGGCACGCCCGCGCATGGCACCGGCTCGGGCGGGTCCGGCAGGCGCCGCAAGCTCGCGACGCCGCAGGACCGCGAGGCGACCGCGGGAGCGGGCGGAGCTACTGCGGCCGGTACGGGCACGGCGGGTGCCTCGCGGCCCGCGCCACCCCACAGCGGCGACCATGAGACCACCGGGGCGCGCCCGCACCCCGCCTCGGCCGACCCCGCGCCGCACCCCCCGCTCGCGGCACCCCCGCAGCCCCCCGTCCCGCCGCGGACGGTCCCGACGCAGGGCGGACCGGGGCAGGGCGGACCGGCCCAGGCCGCACCGGCGCAGGCAGCGCCCCCGCAGCCCGTACCGCCGCAGTCCGCGCGCGCCGCGGAGGCGCCCGCCGCCGCGGCGCAGCAGCGGCTCGCCGGGCAGGAGCACGGGCGCTCGTACGCGATCGGGGCGCCGGACGCCGGGGCCGAGGGGCCCGAGCCGCTCGACGGGCCGAACGGGGCCGTCGAGGTCGCGAACCGGCCCGCGCCACGTCCGCAGGACGACGAGCTGCCGCCCGAGCCGCTCGACAACCCGCGGCGGCTGCTCGTGTGGCCCGCGCCCGACGCGTCGACGCAGGCCGCGCTGAGCGACCGGGGCTACCGCCCTGTCGTCGTCTCCTCGCGCGACGAGGTGGACGCGCAGATCGCCGCCTTCCCCGCCGCGCTCTTCGTCGACCCGCTCACCGGGCCGATCACGCGCACCGCGCTCCAGTCGCTGCGTCAGGCGGCCGTCGCCGCCGAGGTGCCCGTCCTCGTGACGGCGGGGCTCGGGGCGGCGGCCCGCGAGGCGGCGTACGGCGCCGATCCGGCCGTGCTCCTGAAGGCGCTCGCGCCGCGCGACAGCGAGCAGCACCCGCCGCGCGTCCTCCTCGTCGAGGAGCGCGACGCACTCGCGGGCGCGCTGACGGCCGCGCTCGAACGGCGCGCGATGCAGGTGACGCGCGCCGCCGACGACGCGCAGGCGGTCGCCGCCGCGAGTCAGGTGCCGCCGAACCTCGTCGTCCTCGACCTCATGCAGGTCCGCAGGCGCCGCGCCGGGATCATCGACTGGCTGCGCGCGAACGGCCAGCTCAACCACACGCCGCTCGTCGTCTACACGGCGGCGGGCATGGGCCCGGGGGAACTCTCCGGGCTCGCGACCGGCGAGACCGTCCTCTTCCTCGCGGAACGCTCGACGAGCGAGGAAGTGCAGACGAGGATCGTGGACCTGCTGGCGAAGATCGGGACGAACTAG
- a CDS encoding SSI family serine proteinase inhibitor — protein MSVFRPRAPRTALLLAGCLLGLGAGAGPAAAVSVPGPVGGDRLLVEVKEDGGSVTRYELRCHPAGGGHPDAEAACARLDEVTVWGRDTFAPVAPDAICTMQYGGPRTAHVRGEWAGRPVDTTFTRANGCEIARWDRLVPLLPAQDGAGTGAA, from the coding sequence ATGTCCGTTTTCCGTCCGCGTGCTCCCCGTACCGCCCTGCTCCTCGCCGGCTGCCTCCTCGGCCTCGGTGCCGGGGCCGGGCCCGCCGCCGCCGTCTCCGTGCCGGGGCCGGTCGGGGGCGACCGGCTGCTCGTGGAGGTGAAGGAGGACGGCGGGTCCGTCACGCGGTACGAGCTGCGCTGCCACCCCGCCGGGGGCGGCCACCCCGACGCCGAGGCGGCCTGCGCGCGGCTCGACGAGGTGACGGTATGGGGGCGCGACACCTTCGCGCCCGTGGCGCCTGACGCCATCTGCACGATGCAGTACGGCGGGCCGCGGACCGCGCACGTCAGGGGGGAGTGGGCGGGGCGGCCCGTCGACACCACGTTCACGCGGGCCAACGGGTGCGAGATCGCGCGCTGGGACCGGCTCGTACCGCTGCTGCCCGCGCAGGACGGGGCGGGGACGGGCGCCGCGTAG
- a CDS encoding site-specific integrase gives MSGKRGNGEGSIYPYRNGHAAYVWVTKPDGKRARKYVYGKTREEVHDKWIKLHAEAKKGPVATRHRTLSAFLAYWLDEIVKPNLAPLTYVSYEGSVRLYINPYLGQRRLDRLTVRDVREWINKLASSCQCCAQGKDAKRQPSAQRCCAVGDCCEAHPSKRVVQAARDALRAALTHAVTEEEINKNVASLVKVPKPRRKRIKPWSVTEAGRFLADCATRGDHLFAAWVLVLCLGLRRGEVLGLTWKSVDFEAGEIYVDHQIQRAQRQILHRQTKTEESDDFMPLPALCLKALRMRRAQQLGDRKAAGDLWQDTVGLVFTTKYGTPIEPGNLTRMFALRALRAGVRVIPLRNTRHTVAALLVVLGVHPKIAQRILRHSQIAMTMEVYAEASDEDVRAALGKLSDAMGGNG, from the coding sequence ATGAGCGGCAAGCGCGGCAACGGTGAAGGCTCCATCTACCCGTACAGAAACGGCCACGCCGCCTACGTCTGGGTCACCAAACCGGACGGCAAACGCGCCCGCAAGTACGTCTACGGCAAGACCCGCGAAGAGGTCCACGACAAGTGGATCAAACTGCACGCGGAGGCGAAGAAAGGCCCCGTGGCCACGAGGCACCGTACGCTCTCCGCCTTCCTCGCGTACTGGCTGGACGAGATCGTCAAGCCGAATCTGGCGCCGTTGACGTACGTGTCGTACGAGGGCTCGGTGCGGCTATACATCAACCCGTACCTCGGGCAGAGGCGGCTCGACAGGCTCACGGTCCGGGACGTTCGCGAGTGGATCAACAAGCTTGCCAGCAGTTGCCAGTGCTGCGCGCAGGGCAAGGATGCGAAGCGTCAACCCTCAGCTCAGCGATGCTGCGCCGTGGGGGATTGCTGCGAGGCTCATCCGTCGAAGCGGGTTGTGCAGGCGGCCCGCGATGCCCTTCGAGCGGCCCTCACCCACGCGGTGACCGAGGAGGAGATCAACAAGAACGTGGCCTCCCTGGTCAAGGTTCCCAAGCCCCGGCGCAAGAGGATCAAGCCTTGGTCCGTGACCGAGGCGGGCCGCTTCTTGGCCGACTGTGCCACTCGGGGAGATCACCTGTTCGCGGCCTGGGTGCTCGTGCTCTGCCTCGGCCTGCGCCGGGGGGAAGTGCTGGGCCTGACCTGGAAGTCGGTTGATTTCGAGGCGGGTGAAATCTATGTGGATCACCAGATCCAGCGGGCCCAACGTCAGATCCTGCACCGCCAGACCAAGACGGAGGAGTCGGACGACTTCATGCCGCTGCCCGCGCTGTGCCTGAAAGCGCTCAGGATGCGTCGGGCTCAGCAGCTCGGAGACCGGAAGGCCGCAGGTGATCTCTGGCAGGACACAGTCGGCCTCGTCTTCACCACGAAATACGGCACCCCGATCGAGCCGGGCAACCTCACCCGCATGTTCGCCCTGCGGGCCCTTCGCGCCGGCGTCCGGGTCATCCCGCTGCGAAACACGCGGCACACGGTCGCGGCGCTGCTGGTTGTTCTCGGCGTGCACCCGAAGATCGCTCAGCGCATCCTTCGGCACTCGCAGATCGCCATGACGATGGAGGTCTACGCCGAGGCAAGTGACGAAGACGTGCGGGCTGCACTCGGCAAGCTGTCCGACGCGATGGGCGGTAACGGCTGA
- a CDS encoding excisionase family DNA-binding protein: MTAVVIQRKWHTTAEVAEMLGFGLSKTKTLVLTGEIRSVKVGRNRRILPAWVDEYVSRCAEAAEEWSA; encoded by the coding sequence ATGACCGCTGTCGTGATCCAGCGCAAGTGGCACACCACCGCCGAGGTTGCCGAGATGCTCGGCTTCGGCCTGTCCAAGACCAAGACGCTCGTGCTCACCGGAGAGATCCGCTCAGTGAAGGTCGGGCGCAACCGCCGCATCCTCCCGGCCTGGGTGGACGAGTACGTCAGCCGCTGCGCTGAGGCCGCCGAGGAGTGGTCCGCATGA
- the repSA gene encoding replication initiator protein RepSA: MTHPALTAAGLTPAILTDVCRVAGAPGFDRWQDQTRRTGGCADPIRLTGGTKTLDAATRQVLHAYTTDHEPGAVLRVACGNRRASRCPSCARTYSADTYHLIRAGLTGDPDKGTPHTVRDHPRAFITLTAPSFGPVHNRPRTGRCRCGTTHPDDAPELGTPLDPDTYDYAGAVLWNNHAGQLWRYLTIYLPRELAKRAGLTQADLKSQLRFSYGKVAEYQKRGAIHFHAVVRLDGPEGPDTPPPPWATLDLLEDAFRAAATRAAVDVPAAGDQPARTLRWGTQLDVRPIVAFGAGEDLTEQAVASYVAKYATKAAETTGTVDRRIGSKDALDLLGVPDHPARLIAACLDLHPLYPDFKLRDWAHMLGFRGHFSTKSRRYSTTLGALRQTRADYRAAQQREALGLPDPDDAEATTLTLAHWAYAGHGHTPGESWLAARIAHEIHTNRETAREELAQLAHEEGDMA; encoded by the coding sequence ATGACCCACCCCGCCCTCACAGCGGCGGGCCTGACCCCGGCCATCCTCACCGACGTGTGCAGGGTGGCCGGGGCCCCCGGCTTCGACCGCTGGCAGGACCAGACGCGCCGCACCGGCGGCTGCGCCGACCCGATCCGCCTCACCGGCGGCACCAAGACCCTCGACGCCGCCACCCGCCAGGTCCTCCACGCCTACACCACCGACCACGAGCCCGGCGCCGTGCTCCGCGTCGCCTGCGGCAACCGCCGCGCCTCGCGCTGCCCCTCGTGCGCCCGCACTTACAGCGCCGACACCTACCACCTGATCCGCGCCGGACTCACCGGCGACCCTGACAAGGGCACCCCGCACACCGTGCGCGACCACCCCCGCGCCTTCATCACCCTCACCGCCCCCAGCTTCGGCCCCGTCCACAACCGCCCCCGCACCGGCCGCTGCCGCTGCGGCACCACCCACCCCGACGACGCCCCCGAACTCGGCACCCCGCTCGACCCGGACACCTACGACTACGCGGGCGCCGTCCTGTGGAACAACCACGCCGGACAGCTCTGGCGCTACCTCACGATCTACCTGCCCCGCGAACTCGCCAAGCGCGCCGGCCTCACCCAAGCCGACCTCAAATCACAACTCCGCTTCTCGTACGGGAAGGTCGCCGAGTACCAGAAACGCGGCGCCATCCACTTCCACGCCGTCGTACGCCTCGACGGCCCCGAAGGCCCCGACACCCCGCCCCCGCCATGGGCCACCCTCGACCTCCTCGAAGACGCCTTCCGGGCCGCCGCCACCCGCGCCGCCGTCGACGTCCCCGCCGCCGGTGACCAACCCGCCCGCACCCTGCGATGGGGCACACAGCTCGACGTGCGCCCCATCGTCGCCTTCGGCGCCGGCGAAGACCTCACCGAACAGGCCGTCGCCTCCTACGTCGCGAAGTACGCCACCAAAGCCGCCGAGACGACCGGCACGGTGGATCGCCGCATCGGCAGCAAGGACGCCCTCGACCTCCTCGGCGTACCCGACCACCCCGCCCGCCTCATCGCCGCCTGCCTCGACCTGCACCCGCTCTACCCGGACTTCAAGCTCCGCGACTGGGCTCACATGCTCGGCTTCCGGGGCCACTTCTCCACCAAGTCTCGCCGCTACTCCACCACCCTCGGCGCCCTGCGCCAGACCCGCGCCGACTACCGCGCCGCCCAACAACGCGAAGCCCTCGGCCTGCCCGACCCCGACGACGCCGAAGCCACCACCCTCACCCTCGCCCACTGGGCCTACGCCGGCCACGGCCACACCCCCGGCGAATCCTGGCTCGCCGCCCGCATCGCCCACGAGATCCACACCAACCGCGAAACCGCCCGCGAAGAACTCGCCCAACTCGCCCACGAGGAAGGGGACATGGCATGA
- a CDS encoding DNA cytosine methyltransferase — MNRPLLLDLFCCAGGAATGYARAGFDVIGVDLVDRPRYPFPIHRADALSHLAALIGSGEIERYALVHTSPPCQAGCGLTVGTNASRGWGGTHTDLVPAVRALLERSGVPYVIEQPNGRAAIRKDVSLCGEMFGLGVLRHRNFELGRWATARPAHRPHRGYVRGHRHGVYRTGPYVAPYGNGGGKASVAEMQRAMGITWTDVREELTEAIPPAYTEWIGHAFHTARQEALA; from the coding sequence GTGAACCGGCCTCTCCTCCTGGACCTGTTCTGCTGCGCCGGCGGTGCCGCCACCGGCTACGCCCGCGCCGGATTCGACGTGATCGGCGTGGACCTCGTGGACCGCCCCCGCTACCCCTTCCCGATCCACCGCGCCGACGCCCTGTCCCACCTCGCGGCACTGATCGGCTCGGGCGAGATCGAGCGGTACGCCCTCGTGCACACCTCCCCGCCCTGCCAGGCCGGCTGCGGGCTGACCGTGGGCACCAACGCCTCACGGGGCTGGGGCGGCACCCACACCGACCTCGTGCCCGCCGTCCGGGCCCTGTTGGAGCGCTCCGGTGTGCCGTACGTGATCGAGCAGCCCAACGGCCGCGCCGCGATCCGCAAGGACGTGTCGCTGTGCGGGGAGATGTTCGGTCTGGGCGTCCTGCGGCACCGCAACTTCGAGTTGGGCCGCTGGGCCACCGCCCGGCCCGCCCACCGTCCGCACCGGGGCTATGTGCGCGGCCACCGCCACGGCGTCTACCGCACCGGCCCCTACGTCGCCCCGTACGGCAACGGCGGCGGCAAGGCGAGCGTGGCCGAGATGCAGAGGGCTATGGGCATCACCTGGACCGACGTGCGCGAGGAACTGACCGAAGCCATTCCTCCGGCCTACACCGAGTGGATCGGCCACGCCTTCCACACCGCCCGCCAGGAGGCCCTGGCATGA